In one window of Chryseobacterium sp. JV274 DNA:
- a CDS encoding histidine kinase, whose protein sequence is MSWASKDYNDKNWSPERANTSDKIFWSRTHLDLRKVENEVLPLGLQIESFGSFEVYWDGILIGHNGQIPQNGKPEIPGTESSYYRIPDHLISPGLHTVALRSSQSLLPHIQRGIGYKLDPYNSLLTSPLVTMSYMNLMAGAFLIAAVYYFFLYVNSKRKQWDILIFGIICFLFFSLLIMEYLKFHVTIPYSQFFIRLEIIGWLTFANALLVPLYFIIQFNFKKGKWLMAALLIALVFLYWSNYGHYDLTARLYSLAMLIASFIVVLNGIIQKEKGGFIAMLALLMSAMVNRLVVYDFGLFISFTIIVLSMLYLHSIRTSVMEAERQNAILLSSRLQLELLKKNIQPHFLRNTLTSMMDWVEESPKEGARFIQALAAEFDIMNEISEQTLIPITKELELCRQHLSVMGFRKEINYIWEQNGIDESQLIPPAIIHTLLENGITHSEPLPENSVKFILRYVVTKEGYHQYVFETIAKNRHILTERAGGNGLRYIRTRLTESYEQNWRFDSHATENGWISTIQILKP, encoded by the coding sequence ATGTCTTGGGCATCTAAGGATTATAATGATAAGAACTGGTCACCCGAGAGAGCAAATACTTCTGATAAAATTTTCTGGTCACGAACTCATTTAGATCTGCGTAAGGTTGAAAATGAGGTATTACCGCTTGGTCTTCAGATTGAATCCTTTGGTTCTTTTGAAGTATACTGGGACGGAATATTGATTGGTCATAACGGTCAGATTCCACAAAACGGCAAACCGGAAATACCCGGTACTGAAAGCAGTTATTACAGAATTCCGGATCATTTGATTTCGCCTGGTCTTCACACGGTTGCCCTACGCAGTTCACAATCATTACTTCCACACATACAACGTGGTATTGGATATAAATTAGATCCTTATAATTCCTTATTGACAAGCCCATTGGTTACGATGTCTTATATGAATCTCATGGCAGGAGCTTTCCTTATCGCAGCTGTGTATTACTTTTTTCTTTATGTAAACAGCAAGCGAAAACAATGGGATATATTGATCTTCGGAATCATCTGTTTTTTGTTTTTTTCCTTACTGATCATGGAATATCTGAAGTTTCATGTTACAATCCCTTACTCCCAGTTTTTCATACGCCTTGAGATTATCGGTTGGCTGACTTTTGCTAATGCATTATTGGTTCCGCTGTATTTTATCATCCAATTCAATTTTAAAAAGGGAAAATGGCTGATGGCAGCACTTCTGATAGCTTTAGTATTTCTTTACTGGTCCAATTACGGACACTATGATCTGACTGCCAGGCTCTATAGTTTAGCTATGCTTATTGCCTCTTTCATTGTCGTTTTGAATGGTATCATTCAAAAGGAAAAAGGAGGGTTTATAGCTATGCTCGCGCTTTTAATGAGTGCGATGGTCAATCGTTTAGTGGTTTATGATTTTGGGCTGTTCATCAGTTTCACTATCATTGTTCTGAGCATGCTCTATCTGCATTCCATCCGTACAAGTGTTATGGAGGCTGAGCGTCAGAATGCAATTTTACTTTCCTCAAGGCTGCAGTTGGAACTGCTCAAAAAAAATATTCAGCCTCACTTTTTAAGAAATACCCTGACTTCAATGATGGACTGGGTAGAAGAATCTCCAAAAGAAGGAGCGCGTTTTATACAGGCACTGGCTGCAGAGTTTGATATTATGAACGAAATTTCTGAACAAACCCTGATTCCCATAACAAAGGAATTGGAGCTTTGCCGTCAACACCTGTCGGTAATGGGGTTTCGTAAGGAGATTAATTATATATGGGAGCAAAACGGAATAGATGAAAGTCAGCTGATACCCCCCGCTATTATTCATACATTGCTGGAAAATGGTATCACCCACAGTGAACCCTTACCAGAGAACTCTGTTAAATTCATACTTCGTTATGTTGTAACGAAAGAAGGCTATCATCAATATGTTTTTGAAACCATCGCAAAGAACCGGCATATTCTCACAGAACGTGCAGGAGGTAATGGGCTTAGATATATCCGGACACGCCTCACTGAAAGCTATGAGCAAAACTGGAGATTCGATTCGCATGCTACAGAAAACGGCTGGATATCTACCATTCAAATTTTAAAACCATGA
- a CDS encoding TonB-dependent receptor domain-containing protein: protein MKQILLIFLIMLTVQNSFAQHAQITGVIYENLSVPIPHVNVTLKDSTEKIIMTSISDTKGIFKMENIPAGTYHITYNLIGFKPVSKPIEVSTDLLTDVGIITLEADTKLLKEVALTGHRSSINLKLDKKVFEVGKDVLSQTGAVTDLLNIVPSVSVSPTGAISLRGNANVLILINGRRTGLTQGNVLEQLPADQVERVEVIANPSSRFDAGGSAGIINIILKKNKKDGFSGQLRVVGGIPNETRVSPSLNYKSDKLNLFATYGLRLSDYVGLYKTEQFTGLSGNAVYLSQRQDENRHDNAKLLYFGADYQINDHNTITAAFLRNSTHDHDKTWLNYLYSGKGGVTDSTLSRSGESWEKRSYNQLEFNYTKSFERTGKKFTVDIQYDFWDSDKEWNLATNRVFPAPVIFPTIRTSSVGGSKDLMIKTDLIQPLDSTSTLEFGLKLENRRVNSDFTAEQQNSAGWEIIDQIDNHLLYKELIGSAYVQFAGKMGELSYQGGIRGELTRIGIEDRIGSYTNDKKYSRLFPTLNVSYRFNTGATLQGSYSKRINRPSLGMIYPFNELTDLNSRYIGNPDLNPSYAHVFELAFLKNWKTLTFNPSLYYQKNTGVIEDYTYQNADGLFITMPVNINKEERSGLELSVLYNPIKWLQLNTELNIFHYVKQGSYQNQIFDYSGNTLTARVSAQVKLKNKLAFQSVYNFRGANATAQTYSNALHSIDFGCSKTFLKDKATVSFDVSNLFDLRKSISKTTGADYQINQTNIPNAARYRLTLVYRLNLRDNQTVRQAKSGNRN, encoded by the coding sequence ATGAAACAAATACTACTCATTTTTCTGATCATGTTAACTGTTCAAAATTCCTTTGCACAGCACGCACAAATAACGGGTGTCATTTATGAAAATCTTTCTGTTCCTATCCCGCATGTCAATGTAACACTAAAAGATAGTACGGAAAAAATAATTATGACCAGTATTTCGGATACCAAAGGAATATTCAAGATGGAAAATATACCAGCCGGAACCTATCATATCACTTATAATCTGATAGGTTTTAAGCCAGTCAGTAAACCAATAGAAGTGAGTACGGACCTGCTGACAGATGTTGGAATAATAACTTTAGAGGCTGACACAAAACTTTTGAAGGAGGTAGCATTAACCGGACATCGGAGTTCGATCAATTTAAAACTTGATAAGAAAGTTTTTGAAGTAGGTAAGGATGTTCTCTCTCAAACAGGAGCGGTAACTGATCTGTTGAACATTGTTCCATCAGTCAGTGTGAGTCCTACGGGTGCGATTAGTCTTCGTGGTAATGCTAATGTATTGATATTAATTAATGGACGACGAACCGGATTAACTCAGGGTAATGTCCTGGAACAGTTACCTGCTGATCAGGTGGAACGTGTTGAAGTAATTGCCAATCCTTCTTCCAGATTTGATGCCGGAGGGTCGGCAGGAATTATTAATATTATTCTTAAAAAAAATAAGAAAGATGGATTCAGCGGGCAGCTAAGGGTAGTTGGCGGTATTCCTAATGAAACACGTGTTAGTCCCAGTTTAAATTATAAATCAGATAAACTTAACCTATTTGCAACGTATGGTTTGCGATTATCAGATTATGTGGGTCTCTATAAAACAGAGCAATTTACCGGACTTTCAGGTAACGCGGTTTATCTGAGCCAACGCCAGGATGAGAACCGCCATGATAATGCCAAATTGCTTTATTTTGGTGCAGATTACCAGATTAATGACCATAATACGATTACTGCAGCCTTTCTTAGGAATTCTACACATGATCATGATAAGACCTGGCTGAACTATTTATATTCAGGAAAGGGTGGTGTCACTGATAGTACACTTAGCCGCAGTGGCGAATCATGGGAAAAGCGAAGTTACAATCAGTTGGAATTTAATTATACAAAAAGTTTTGAACGCACCGGCAAAAAATTTACTGTGGATATACAATATGATTTCTGGGACAGTGATAAAGAATGGAATCTGGCAACTAATAGAGTTTTTCCAGCTCCTGTTATCTTTCCCACAATCAGAACAAGCTCGGTAGGAGGGAGTAAGGATCTGATGATTAAAACAGATCTGATACAGCCACTGGACAGTACTTCGACACTGGAATTTGGATTGAAACTGGAGAACAGGAGGGTTAACAGTGATTTCACTGCTGAACAGCAAAATTCTGCGGGCTGGGAAATTATTGATCAGATCGACAATCATCTTTTATATAAAGAACTTATTGGGAGTGCTTATGTGCAGTTTGCAGGCAAAATGGGGGAGTTGAGTTATCAGGGTGGTATAAGAGGCGAATTGACCCGTATAGGTATTGAAGACCGTATAGGAAGTTACACAAATGATAAAAAGTATAGCAGGTTATTTCCTACGTTAAATGTCAGTTACCGTTTTAATACAGGTGCCACCTTACAGGGGAGTTACAGTAAACGGATCAACAGGCCATCATTGGGAATGATTTATCCTTTCAATGAATTGACCGATCTGAATAGCCGTTATATTGGTAATCCGGATCTGAACCCATCTTATGCTCATGTGTTTGAACTAGCTTTCCTGAAGAACTGGAAGACCCTTACTTTTAATCCATCCCTTTATTATCAAAAAAATACTGGGGTCATTGAAGATTATACGTATCAAAATGCAGATGGTTTGTTTATTACCATGCCGGTTAATATCAACAAAGAAGAGCGCAGTGGTTTAGAGCTTTCCGTATTGTATAATCCTATTAAATGGTTACAGTTAAATACTGAACTTAATATATTTCACTATGTCAAACAGGGAAGTTATCAGAATCAGATCTTCGATTATTCAGGAAATACACTTACAGCCCGTGTAAGCGCTCAGGTGAAATTGAAGAATAAACTTGCTTTTCAGTCGGTGTATAATTTCAGGGGAGCCAATGCAACTGCCCAAACTTACTCAAACGCTTTGCATAGTATTGATTTTGGGTGCAGCAAAACTTTCTTAAAGGATAAAGCAACAGTGTCCTTTGATGTAAGTAACCTGTTCGATCTTCGAAAATCTATCAGCAAAACCACAGGAGCAGATTACCAGATCAATCAGACCAATATTCCCAATGCAGCCCGTTACCGATTAACACTTGTATATCGACTTAATTTAAGAGATAATCAGACCGTCCGGCAGGCTAAATCAGGTAACCGTAATTGA
- a CDS encoding two-component regulator propeller domain-containing protein, which translates to MYRNILVVGFLLAFLSIYSQQYTTQLFNTDNGLPQNSVKDIIKDKYGFIWLTTENGIVRYDGLNFLVYKNFPLNSQRFTYFYGNPEKDSIFTDGDYGKTVLIHQKAPKVINNIKKSPSLIARGYINYSLSISNYTYSYFFMNFKKGRYFIAENSIIYEGRHSNSQIQVIEKPVYKNSPNTFVIGETLFYIDHNAKKVRTIEEGRFTADYDVPVIADVRSKVFWNRMSGQGFVLNNNTLYRYTYSNGAFKISKLVQLENVIQSTLMSIYYDEKYKKLYLGSSTDGLKIVSLTDFISSKKKNPKSLAVFYAIHPFSDSCVITPEGEIYNRNGLVKSKNFGKNISYFLGFDKYRNIITRKEQTLLVYDKQRDFLDFQRISTGEETVKDFLFANGKYYVLSSKQKKGSTEFTGVLSIYEDWPYKSLKKKYFFASEPTRIMLTDGGNILVGTIKGLFKLPAVPGKIYKLNGHNELSIRDVIRSKDGNIWITTLGKGFYLLKNNSLIKLPVDSEGNLLSSHTILEDRNGYFWISTNNGLYKIKENMLLKYVQNRNFKIHYYKYSKETGFSTNEFNGGANINGNKLKNEEFVLPSLDGLVFFNPLKVKSYYPTDIYLERARIDGKESFFANTLTLSQENTRAEIFIDVPYYANPDNVIIQTHLDNEKKNEWISVGKDRKILLGSLGNGTHILTVRMLVSDQQKYIFKKIKITVPPFFYQTLWFKLLTCFLLLCLFYLSIKWRTSFLRKKNHELEAIIQLRTKILSETVNNLEVTQIKLGKEIEQQKKLIGTITHDITTPLKFIALTSKEVLNYQEMSVSSTERILNSIYKSSNQLYNFTKTLKEYADIYNEYRTDETELYSLYSLVEEKKILFEEIANNHNTTIVNLASKQLMIRTSKNILAVIIHNLIDNSVKFTRNGIITINGSDKDTLIILEITDTGIGMDDQKIEYYTKLQENIENEKLLLQKYGMGLHLVLQLLQMIESKIIIKRNEAKGTSFQLILKNRNND; encoded by the coding sequence TTGTACAGAAATATTCTTGTAGTCGGCTTTCTACTTGCTTTTCTTTCGATTTATTCCCAGCAATATACTACCCAGCTTTTCAATACGGATAACGGACTTCCTCAGAATAGTGTAAAAGACATTATTAAAGACAAATATGGTTTTATTTGGCTGACAACAGAAAACGGAATTGTACGATATGATGGCCTTAATTTTTTAGTATATAAAAATTTCCCCCTGAATAGCCAGAGGTTTACCTATTTTTATGGTAATCCTGAAAAGGATAGTATTTTTACAGATGGAGATTATGGAAAAACTGTGCTAATCCATCAGAAAGCTCCAAAGGTAATTAACAATATAAAGAAATCTCCCTCACTTATTGCTAGGGGGTATATAAATTATAGTTTATCTATTTCAAACTATACCTACAGCTATTTTTTTATGAACTTTAAAAAAGGGCGGTATTTCATTGCGGAGAATTCCATTATTTATGAGGGTCGGCATTCAAATTCCCAGATCCAGGTGATTGAGAAACCTGTTTATAAAAATAGTCCCAATACTTTTGTCATTGGAGAGACTTTATTTTATATTGATCATAATGCTAAAAAAGTAAGAACAATAGAAGAGGGAAGGTTTACGGCTGATTATGATGTGCCTGTTATTGCTGATGTTAGAAGTAAAGTATTCTGGAACAGAATGAGTGGACAAGGGTTTGTCTTAAATAATAATACTCTTTATCGGTATACCTATAGTAATGGAGCATTCAAAATATCAAAACTGGTTCAGCTGGAAAATGTAATTCAGAGCACCTTAATGAGTATTTATTATGATGAAAAATACAAAAAACTTTATTTGGGGAGCAGCACAGATGGGTTGAAAATTGTGAGTTTAACAGATTTCATTTCCTCGAAAAAAAAAAATCCAAAATCGCTGGCCGTTTTTTATGCTATTCATCCTTTTAGTGACTCATGTGTAATAACACCTGAAGGTGAAATATATAATAGAAATGGACTGGTTAAAAGTAAAAATTTTGGGAAAAACATATCCTATTTTTTAGGTTTTGATAAGTACAGAAATATTATTACAAGAAAGGAACAGACTCTTCTTGTATATGATAAGCAGAGAGATTTTTTGGATTTTCAAAGAATTTCTACAGGAGAAGAGACCGTTAAAGATTTTTTATTTGCTAATGGAAAATATTATGTCTTGTCCTCCAAACAAAAAAAGGGAAGTACTGAATTCACGGGTGTTTTGAGCATATATGAAGACTGGCCCTATAAATCTTTAAAGAAAAAATATTTTTTTGCCAGTGAACCCACCAGAATTATGTTGACAGATGGTGGCAATATTTTAGTAGGAACTATAAAAGGTTTGTTCAAACTCCCGGCTGTGCCAGGTAAAATATACAAGTTAAATGGTCATAATGAATTGTCGATCCGGGACGTGATACGCAGCAAAGATGGAAACATATGGATAACAACCCTGGGAAAAGGTTTTTATCTTTTAAAAAATAACAGTCTCATAAAATTGCCGGTCGATTCTGAAGGAAACCTTCTGTCATCCCACACCATATTGGAGGATAGAAATGGCTATTTTTGGATTTCCACGAACAATGGCTTGTACAAAATAAAGGAAAACATGTTGTTAAAATATGTTCAGAATCGAAATTTTAAAATACACTATTACAAATACTCAAAAGAAACAGGCTTTAGTACTAATGAATTTAATGGTGGAGCTAACATAAATGGTAATAAATTAAAAAATGAAGAGTTTGTGTTACCTTCCTTAGATGGTCTTGTTTTTTTTAATCCTTTAAAGGTCAAAAGTTATTATCCAACAGACATATACTTAGAAAGAGCCAGAATTGATGGTAAAGAAAGTTTTTTTGCAAATACTTTAACACTTAGTCAGGAAAACACGAGAGCAGAAATTTTTATTGATGTTCCTTACTATGCAAATCCTGATAATGTTATCATTCAGACACATCTTGATAATGAGAAAAAAAATGAATGGATATCTGTAGGAAAAGATAGAAAGATTTTGCTTGGAAGTCTTGGTAATGGTACACATATTCTTACTGTTAGAATGCTTGTTTCTGATCAGCAGAAATATATCTTCAAAAAAATAAAAATTACTGTTCCCCCTTTTTTTTATCAGACTCTCTGGTTCAAACTGTTAACATGCTTCCTGCTGTTATGCTTATTTTATCTCTCCATAAAATGGCGGACAAGTTTTCTTAGAAAGAAAAACCATGAATTGGAGGCAATTATTCAGTTGAGGACCAAGATTTTATCAGAAACTGTCAATAATCTTGAAGTTACTCAAATAAAATTGGGAAAGGAAATTGAACAGCAGAAAAAGCTTATTGGTACTATTACCCATGATATTACTACACCGTTAAAGTTTATTGCTTTAACAAGTAAAGAAGTTTTAAATTATCAGGAAATGAGCGTATCTAGTACGGAAAGGATTTTGAACTCTATTTACAAGTCGTCCAACCAACTCTATAATTTTACAAAGACTTTGAAGGAGTATGCTGATATTTACAATGAATACAGAACTGATGAGACTGAACTTTATTCGTTGTATAGCCTTGTGGAAGAAAAGAAAATTCTTTTTGAGGAAATTGCCAATAATCATAATACCACAATTGTAAATCTGGCCAGCAAACAATTAATGATCCGTACCAGCAAAAACATCTTGGCTGTTATTATTCATAATCTGATAGATAATTCAGTGAAATTTACAAGAAACGGAATTATTACGATCAATGGATCAGATAAGGATACATTGATAATTTTAGAAATTACCGATACAGGTATCGGGATGGATGACCAGAAAATTGAGTACTATACTAAACTTCAGGAGAATATTGAAAATGAGAAGTTATTATTACAAAAGTATGGTATGGGTCTTCATCTTGTACTGCAATTGCTCCAAATGATAGAAAGTAAAATTATAATCAAAAGAAACGAAGCAAAAGGAACTTCTTTCCAATTAATCTTAAAAAATCGGAATAATGATTAA
- a CDS encoding response regulator transcription factor, whose protein sequence is MIKKILIADDHDIVLTGTSIILESRIPNTVIDTAADYPEVLDKISGQKYDLLILDINMPESRNKKMISEIKSIQPEIRILVFSAYEEDIGVQYIKEGADGYINKLSKVDTISEAVMKMFAEGNYYPNGIVNKLLQPSALDGIKSLSEREYEIFILMVKGNGNLEISNEMEIQMSTISTYKKRIHKKLKTTNLADLIKLYEAYMS, encoded by the coding sequence ATGATTAAAAAAATCCTCATAGCGGATGATCATGATATTGTATTAACGGGAACATCTATCATTTTAGAATCACGTATTCCCAACACTGTAATAGATACGGCTGCAGACTATCCTGAGGTTCTGGATAAAATTTCCGGACAAAAATATGATTTACTCATATTGGATATTAATATGCCCGAAAGCAGGAATAAAAAAATGATTTCAGAAATTAAGAGCATCCAGCCTGAAATCAGGATACTTGTGTTTTCAGCATATGAAGAAGATATTGGAGTACAATATATCAAAGAAGGGGCAGATGGCTATATTAATAAATTAAGCAAGGTAGATACAATTTCTGAAGCAGTCATGAAAATGTTTGCAGAAGGCAATTATTATCCCAATGGTATTGTAAACAAACTCTTACAGCCATCTGCACTTGATGGCATTAAAAGTTTGTCGGAAAGAGAATATGAAATTTTCATATTAATGGTAAAAGGAAACGGAAACCTGGAAATTTCAAATGAAATGGAAATTCAGATGTCCACTATAAGTACTTATAAAAAAAGGATTCATAAAAAATTAAAAACAACCAATTTGGCAGACCTTATTAAATTATATGAAGCTTATATGTCATAG
- a CDS encoding cysteine hydrolase family protein, giving the protein METPIYERNKTALLFIDPYNDFLSEGGKVWPRVKDVAESNNLLNNLRSIVKAVRQAGIQIFIVPHKRWEPTDYQYWKFPNPTQISIMERHSFAKDSWGGEWHPDFTPQEGDIIAKEHWAQSGFANTDLDMLLKQRDITHVIAIGLLANTCVESTARFAMELGYHVTLVKDATAAFTSEMMHAAHVLNGPTYAHALLTTHELITALPVENSTGS; this is encoded by the coding sequence ATGGAAACACCAATCTATGAACGTAATAAAACAGCTTTGTTATTTATTGATCCTTACAATGATTTTCTATCTGAAGGTGGGAAAGTGTGGCCAAGAGTGAAAGACGTTGCAGAAAGCAACAATTTATTGAATAATCTGCGAAGCATCGTAAAAGCTGTAAGGCAGGCAGGTATACAGATCTTTATTGTTCCGCACAAACGATGGGAACCTACAGATTACCAATACTGGAAATTTCCCAACCCTACTCAGATAAGCATTATGGAACGTCATTCTTTTGCAAAAGACAGCTGGGGAGGCGAATGGCATCCTGATTTTACTCCTCAGGAAGGAGACATTATTGCCAAGGAACACTGGGCACAAAGTGGTTTTGCCAATACAGATCTGGATATGCTGCTCAAGCAACGCGATATAACCCATGTCATCGCTATAGGATTGCTCGCTAACACCTGTGTTGAAAGTACGGCACGTTTTGCAATGGAGTTAGGATATCATGTAACCCTGGTAAAAGATGCAACAGCAGCCTTCACCTCCGAAATGATGCATGCAGCACATGTCCTGAACGGGCCTACCTATGCTCATGCACTCCTCACAACCCATGAACTTATCACTGCATTACCCGTAGAAAACAGCACCGGATCATAG
- a CDS encoding cupin domain-containing protein, producing the protein MKKTNYFITLLCTVAFLNTNHTHAQSLSNNEWGDIYPENIKWSAFPAFPPEARLAVLIGDPKKAEPYVVRVRVPSDVVLLPHKHPENRIYTVISGVFYIGIGEKFDAAKLKAYPSGSVVVLPGNTPHFHWAKSGSYETQVSAFGPLGISYMNPSDDPRNKGK; encoded by the coding sequence ATGAAAAAAACAAATTACTTTATAACTCTGCTTTGCACCGTTGCATTTCTAAACACCAACCATACTCATGCTCAAAGTTTATCCAATAATGAATGGGGAGATATCTATCCAGAAAATATCAAATGGTCAGCATTTCCAGCGTTTCCACCTGAAGCCCGTCTTGCTGTACTGATAGGAGATCCGAAAAAGGCAGAACCCTATGTAGTTCGGGTAAGAGTACCTTCTGACGTGGTACTGCTTCCGCACAAGCATCCTGAAAACAGAATATATACAGTCATAAGCGGTGTATTTTATATTGGTATAGGCGAAAAGTTCGATGCTGCTAAATTAAAGGCTTATCCATCGGGAAGTGTTGTGGTACTTCCTGGAAATACACCGCATTTTCATTGGGCAAAATCAGGAAGTTATGAAACACAGGTCAGCGCCTTTGGGCCTTTGGGAATAAGCTATATGAATCCTTCGGATGATCCCAGAAATAAAGGAAAATGA
- a CDS encoding GNAT family N-acetyltransferase, with product MINISYRKLISGESKMYRAIRLESLEKFPESFGATYQEALSIEKFRIESDIEEQTPERFVYGAFAQQELVGICTFVKNEDSTGSIYQMYVKREFQGKNIGQGLIEAVIAEACQKFNGIEIILEVIPGNDKAYNLYRKIGFHEIPNTLSEEISMKYIPG from the coding sequence ATGATAAATATTAGCTATCGAAAACTTATCTCCGGAGAAAGTAAAATGTACCGGGCCATCCGCCTGGAAAGTCTGGAAAAATTCCCTGAATCTTTTGGAGCAACCTATCAGGAAGCCCTGAGTATTGAAAAATTTCGGATAGAAAGCGATATTGAAGAACAAACACCGGAAAGATTTGTATATGGAGCTTTTGCACAGCAGGAACTCGTGGGTATCTGTACTTTTGTTAAAAATGAAGATAGCACCGGAAGTATTTACCAGATGTATGTAAAAAGAGAGTTTCAAGGAAAAAATATAGGTCAGGGACTGATTGAGGCCGTTATTGCCGAGGCCTGTCAAAAATTTAATGGCATTGAAATCATTCTAGAGGTTATTCCCGGAAATGACAAGGCTTACAATCTGTACCGGAAAATAGGGTTTCACGAAATACCTAATACTCTTTCTGAAGAAATCAGTATGAAATATATTCCCGGATAA